A genomic stretch from Mesoplodon densirostris isolate mMesDen1 chromosome 3, mMesDen1 primary haplotype, whole genome shotgun sequence includes:
- the OCEL1 gene encoding occludin/ELL domain-containing protein 1 isoform X3, with protein sequence MPTREAPQTRGSRGNLQTRPPGPGPPRLVPGGLEPSAPRPLCQPQPGAHGTRPKKIVFEDELPSRTLLGSKKSVRAVAREHVPRPHPVPDYELKYPPVSNEKDRSRYAAVFQDQYPEFLELQQEVGSAQAKLQQLEAVLNSLPPPRSQKEAHVAARVWREFEKKQLPSLISDAFALEAEI encoded by the exons ATGCCCACCCGGGAGGCCCCGCAGACCCGCGGCTCCCGGGGGAACTTGCAAACCCGCCCTCCTGGCCCTGGTCCCCCG CGACTAGTGCCTGGAGGCCTCGAACCCAGCGCGCCCCGCCCTCTGTGCCAGCCTCAGCCCGGAGCACACGGAACAAGGCCCAAGAAGATTGTATTTGAGGATGAGCTGCCCTCGCGGACCCTCCTGGGCTCCAAGAAATCTGTTAGAGCCGTCGCCCGGGAACATGTGCCTAGGCCCCACCCCGTGCCTGACTATGAGCT TAAGTATCCACCAGTGAGCAACGAGAAGGATCGGAGCCGCTATGCTGCAGTGTTCCAGGACCAGTACCCAGAGTTCTTGGAGCTCCAGCAGGAGGTGGGCTCTGCACAGGCAAAGCTCCAGCAGCTGGAGGCCGTGCTGAACTCACTGCCCCCACCCCGAAGCCAG AAGGAGGCCCATGTTGCTGCCCGTGTCTGGAGGGAATTTGAGAAGAAGCAGTTG